TTATCAGAATGGCTTACATCAGAGACCATTCATATATTACGTCACGCTTTTACGGCTCACGGTTGTTTTTCCAACGTTTTGATGATCTACGCTTAATGGTACAAAATAGATGAGTTGCATGTTTTCTCGTTACAAGTCTGAAAGTTACAAAGCAAATTTAAGAGCACTCTAAGTATTGATCTTCCTGTTACAAGTGAATGACTCTAAATGAATTATCGAAAGTGAAAAGGTAGGTGTGTTTTTCGATTCTTTGACGCAGAAGTAATTCTTTTACAGATTTGAATATTCGGTGCGAATTTGACTACCCAGCTACGAAAAAGGTGTCCAAAATATGTGACATAGCAAATCATCGAACTACTGACAGAAAATCAATCTCACCGGCATTGACACGCTTCCAATTTCATCTGGGCTATACAATCAGTTTTAGCACTTATCCAGCAGTTTTTTCAGCAAAACGAAATTGAAACTAAAACAGTTGAGTAACAATTTATGCTACAACGGtaggtgaaaataattgaaataacgtGATGTAATGTATAAATGCCTCATTTGTACATATACACGATATACGTGTAAagtattgtaataattatatatatttcatctgTACGATTTACCTAATTTATAAATAGAGCACAGCCCGCAATCGTATATGAGCAATTAAATCGCGAGTTTAAGGTAATAATTTAGCGGACAATACATAATTGCGTGAAATCCATTTTTCCCCAGAATGCTAAGAATCGATGCCCAATTTTCTGTAGGTCTCCCTGTCAACCGTTACCAATCTTCCTTCAACGCTGGAGCAATCCAATTCTATGCAATGAAGACGTGAGCCCCACTCGCAATGGCTCTGATCATCAGCTCGGTAGTATTTTATCTGCAAGCATGTCGTCAGGTAACCGGATCCTAATACTCTCATTGCAATTTGCAGTTCCTCACGGTGTCCTCTGTTGCTGGCGACGATCCCTTCGGTATTGTGATAAGCGCTGTAAGCGCACGCTGTGCCATCTCTCGCTCTTTCCACCGCTTCGATTTGCTTTCCACCGATCGTCAgtgttctgaaatttttttaacatgttATTTTCTTCTGTTCCCACCTAATATTCGCTCACGAGAAAGTTTTAATGACAAAGTTTCATCAAAACTGTGCGGATTAAAAGGCCTAATTAAAGTTATAAAATCTAAGCCGTAAGAAAATTGTTCACTCGTTGTATATTGTTTGAACTAATTGATGAAAGAACTATAAAATTCTTTGCAACAAACTGTTTACAGAATGTTGCGTATACACGTGTAATGCGTACCTCAATATATTTACGAAAAGTGTAATTTGAGCCTGAGTAAACAAATACTGATTGAAAGGCTGATTGGATACGCGCAGCCATcgtttcgttttattataGTTTTCGCGCTCGTATGGCTAAGGCGCGTATACAATATGGAGGGTAAAATTGCGCGATTCGAGGACAGCCTATTTAAGGGGGTGCcttggtcgatttcgacgttgacgtgtATATCACAAAATatcaaagtccacgtatctcgTCCGAGAAAAAAGGCTCAACAGTCCCAATCTATAcacaattttaaacaaatttgcattttcattcgacgcagaaataaacaaatggcACGTACGAATTCTACAAAATCGTAATAGTGAATTCGTAGAATTTCCACCATTTCTctatttctgcgtcaaatgaatatgtatttaagtatttttattcaaaattacgcATAGAATGGAGCTGTTAAGCCCTTTTCCGCTGTTGggatacgtggacttcgatattcagaaatatatatgtcaacgtcgaaatcgaccaggacACCCCCTGAAAAGGAAACTTGGGCGTCTTGCGTGGAAAATCTTACGAGCGAATGTTGTTTCCTTTCCTAAAACTGGGATGTGAGAGAGGTGATCTGCAAAGGTACGTAAATTTCACACAAATCATATCGAAACCAAACTGAAAACTTGGCTATTTTTCTCATGCTCGAATATTTTATACTACTTAATTACTTTCAGCAGACGATATTCGCTCtatt
The genomic region above belongs to Diprion similis isolate iyDipSimi1 chromosome 8, iyDipSimi1.1, whole genome shotgun sequence and contains:
- the LOC124409227 gene encoding CB1 cannabinoid receptor-interacting protein 1-like isoform X1 gives rise to the protein MGGGGHFRVTLSIRREPGAGPVFCKMETSARFRQLKTVKLSCEATYRLDISFKPPQLLQTLTIGGKQIEAVERARDGTACAYSAYHNTEGIVASNRGHREELQIAMRVLGSGYLTTCLQIKYYRADDQSHCEWGSRLHCIELDCSSVEGRLVTVDRETYRKLGIDS
- the LOC124409227 gene encoding CB1 cannabinoid receptor-interacting protein 1-like isoform X2 yields the protein MGGGGHFRVTLSIRREPGAGPVFCKMETSARFRQLKTVKLSCEATYRLDISFKPPQLLQTLTIGGKQIEAVERARDGTACAYSAYHNTEGIVASNRGHREELQIAMRVLGSGYLTTCLQIKYYRADDQSHCEWGSRLHCIELDCSSVEGRLLARNKWEREEFP